Proteins encoded in a region of the Uranotaenia lowii strain MFRU-FL unplaced genomic scaffold, ASM2978415v1 HiC_scaffold_724, whole genome shotgun sequence genome:
- the LOC129760696 gene encoding specificity protein transcription factor 3-like, whose translation MTYALCHNQNMRRFYKAAYKLGNRSAEIAPRSGVLSYLFLHEQSGVVPISYEGFIRLHPGSRDEPKIYAEVVVLGLVSGGDGGMQFLRPMDGNTMAAATAFQQQQQVAAAAAAAASNMQQVTPAYITLPITMPGAKPGDAQQTVQIQVLNPNPVQPPTQQAPKLQMSQMQIPIQGFQQGTTVLTVAYGPQDDEIMHNHGLPEGMTIVAALQPQDLQLLAQAQNASLMQQQQQHQQHQHQLSNHDAPMHPAIKVENDQPPPMRPIKQEAVWNNIPNLTAAPAFGADIAEFLQQRGQAFNLQPFLKFNNNNDSTLPLAPGDHLIGGSIPNNNAGNAYIKREIIDENSNDNTQYGADSSQADSSFKENSSISGDTSSSTFQESPNANIGACTSTTSPPGEDGTPPVTKARKKRKYKSKPPKPKRQKPGQVLITTAIDGTVLFCCPECQMAYPEKECLEQHLAVHKIERRFICDICGAGLKRKEHLERHKLGHNPERPYICSVCMKGFKRKEHLNLHFVIHSGVKTEICGDCGKGFYRKDHLRKHIKSHMTKRLKEEKASNGTAPAGRSNGSNTNNSSSNSGNNNSAIDSSSNAVSTTTATSSSDHPPISLSLPPGIPPGLTITASSNSLHNHSNNHSHTPSHPPPLAQGICLPQGVTIHVPTADNQTLPVQISLPQLVAQQQTASDGSTSTVLVPASEALQQQQQQH comes from the exons ATGACCTATGCCCTATGCCACAATCAAAATATGAGAAGATTCTACAAGGCCGCGTACAAGTTAGGAAACCGCT CAGCTGAGATAGCTCCCCGTTCCGGCGTACTGAGCTATCTCTTCCTCCATGAACAATCGGGTGTGGTTCCGATAAGTTACGAAGGTTTCATCAGATTGCATCCTGGTTCAAGGGATGAGCCGAAAATCTATGCTGAAGTGGTG GTCCTGGGTCTGGTTTCCGGAGGCGATGGCGGCATGCAGTTTCTGCGTCCTATGGATGGTAACACGATGGCGGCCGCAACTGCcttccagcagcagcaacaggtGGCAGCAGCCGCAGCCGCCGCTGCTTCCAACATGCAACAAGTAACGCCCGCCTACATCACGCTGCCCATCACGATGCCGGGAGCGAAACCTGGCGATGCCCAACAGACGGTACAAATTCAAGTGCTCAATCCGAATCCCGTGCAACCGCCAACTCAACAGGCGCCAAAACTTCAAATGAGTCAGATGCAAATACCCATCCAAGGCTTCCAGCAGGGAACCACTGTTCTAACCGTTGCCTATGGGCCCCAGGATGATGAAATTATGCACAACCACGGCCTGCCGGAAGGTATGACGATCGTGGCGGCACTACAGCCACAGGACCTGCAACTCTTGGCACAGGCACAAAATGCCTCACTTatgcagcagcaacaacaacatcaacagcaCCAACATCAGCTGTCCAACCATGATGCTCCCATGCATCCTGCAATAAAGGTCGAAAACGATCAACCTCCTCCGATGAGGCCGATCAAGCAGGAAGCAGTTTGGAACAACATACCGAACCTCACGGCTGCCCCTGCTTTTGGGGCTGATATCGCGGAATTTTTACAGCAACGCGGACAGGCCTTCAACCTGCAACCATTCCTTAAGTTTAACAACAACAATGACTCTACGTTACCGCTAGCCCCCGGGGACCATCTGATAGGTGGCTCGATACCGAACAACAACGCCGGAAATGCCTACATCAAGCGGGAGATCATCGACGAGAACTCGAACGATAACACTCAGTACGGAGCAGACAGCAGTCAGGCCGATAGTAGTTTCAAAGAGAACAGCAGCATATCGGGTGACACCAGTAGCAGTACCTTCCAGGAATCGCCGAACGCGAACATCGGAGCTTGCACCTCCACCACAAGCCCACCTGGCGAGGATGGAACTCCTCCGGTGACGAAGGCACGCAAAAAGCGAAAATACAAATCGAAACCTCCGAAACCTAAACGGCAAAAACCCGGCCAGGTTCTCATCACGACCGCCATCGATGGAACGGTTCTGTTTTGCTGTCCCGAGTGCCAGATGGCATATCCGGAAAAAGAGTGCCTTGAACAGCACCTTGCGGTGCATAAAATCGAACGAAGGTTTATCTGCGACATCTGCGGCGCGGGCCTTAAACGGAAGGAACACCTCGAACGGCACAAGCTCGGTCACAATCCGGAGCGACCGTACATTTGTAGCGTTTGCATGAAGGGTTTCAAGCGTAAGGAGCATTTGAATCTGCATTTTGTGATCCATAGTGGGGTGAAAACTGAA ATATGTGGAGATTGTGGAAAGGGTTTCTACCGGAAGGATCATCTGCGGAAGCACATAAAATCTCACATGACCAAACGGTTGAAGGAAGAAAAGGCATCCAATGGTACTGCGCCTGCGGGTCGTAGCAATGGAAGCAATACGAACAATAGTAGTAGTAATAGTGGTAACAATAATAGTGCTATCGATAGCAGTAGTAACGCAGTTTCGACAACAACGGCGACGTCCTCCTCAGATCATCCACCCATATCATTGTCGTTACCTCCGGGGATTCCTCCTGGACTAACAATAACGGCTAGCAGCAACTCTTTACACAACCACAGCAATAACCATAGCCATACGCCATCACATCCGCCTCCTTTGGCACAGGGAATCTGCTTACCGCAGGGTGTCACGATACAT GTCCCAACGGCCGACAACCAGACGTTACCGGTGCAGATTTCGTTACCCCAACTGGTTGCCCAGCAGCAAACTGCGTCGGACGGTTCAACCAGTACAGTTTTAGTACCTGCATCGGAAGCtctccagcagcagcaacaacaacactGA